One candidate division TA06 bacterium B3_TA06 genomic window carries:
- a CDS encoding addiction module toxin, HicA family: protein MKVHEVIKMIEADGWYLVATKGSHRQYKHPTKRGRVTIAGHPNHDLAAGTLDSVLKQAQLKKKERR, encoded by the coding sequence TTGAAGGTTCATGAGGTTATAAAGATGATAGAGGCCGACGGCTGGTATCTGGTTGCAACGAAAGGCAGCCATCGACAGTATAAACATCCTACCAAGCGTGGACGGGTGACCATTGCGGGTCATCCCAATCATGATCTAGCCGCAGGTACTCTAGATAGTGTCCTCAAGCAGGCACAGTTAAAGAAAAAGGAAAGGAGGTAG